The Intrasporangium calvum DSM 43043 sequence ACCGCGCGCACCCACTCGGGCACTTGAGCGTTCCTCACCTTGTGTTGCAGAATCCGGGTGCGGAGGTCGGTGGACCTGCCGACGTAGAGTCGGTGCAGAGTGTCGTCGATCAGCACATACACGCCTGGGACCGTCCACTCGGACTCTGGGAGCCGGCTGACGTCTCGCCGTGCGATATACGCAACTCGGATCGCGTGCTCGGTAAAGTCGGCAATGATGGGCGCGGCGCCGGACGCCGGGACTTGCACGTTGACGGCGACGATCGTATGCATGGTCCAATCCTGCCGAGTAGTCCGAGATATCGCCACTGCCTCGCGGTTGTCTGGGCGCCTTGACGGGACGAAATGACTCGCCGCGCGTGGCCCTCTAACGAGTGCTCGCCGATGACGAAAACCGAGGTCCAAGGCGCAGAACGCCGCGGAGGTACGGGTATGCCGTGTCTCGCAATGGGCCACGAGCCGGCTATGGGGTTGACATCCGCCGTCATATTCGTTGTCGCGCCGGCCGGTCGAGCTCGGTGTTAGAGGAGAACGAATCGCAGAGCCTTCCGGAGGATCCTGACGGTCCGCTGCGCGTGGGCCCGCTCCCCCTCGCAGGCATCCGCCTCGTCGTAGTCGTGGGCGGCCATAGCCTCGTCTCGAGCCTCCCGCCACGCGATCTCCTGCTCCTCGTTCCAGCGGATGAGCTCGACGAGGAGGTCCGAGTCGTACGCGCACAGCTTCGCCGCGTCCTTCGGGCGCACCGATCCCGGACGCTCCGCATCAAGCTGCAGCAGGCGCAACATCACTGGGTGGATCTCCTCCCGCGGCTCAGACTCGTCCCCTTCATCCGCGTCCGGTTCCTCCCCTCCTAGGAACGTGCGCCCGCTGACCCGCCGCGCCGCTAACCCGTCGTTGCTCGAGATGACCTCGCACATGCTGGCCACCAGAACGCGCAGGTGCTCACCCACGAAGGGCAGCGCCGGCAGCTCGACACTGGCAACGATCCGGTCGTCGTGCAGTGAGAACTTCACCCCCGAGATCTGTCGGTTGAGCACGTCGAGCTCTCGGACAGCGGCGTCCAGGTCGCGGATGGCCACGACCATCTCGGCGAACACCAGGATCACCGGGCTCTCGTCGTTGGTGCGCACGAACACCACGCAAGACCCCGCTCGGAACGGGATATCTCCGTCGGAGTCGCGGACCGGCACATGCCGGATCATCGGCGTGAGCGCCTCATCGACGAGCCGGTCCAGATCGTCCCGGTTCACCGGCTTGACGGCCAGCTCCGTCTCGTGCGCGGCTGTCGTGACCAACGGCGGGCGGGAACCCGTCTCCCACGTGAAGTCCTCACTCGTGAGGAACGCCGGGTGCACGAGCCTGAACGCCACACGCAGCGCGGACACTGCGACACTCGCGGCTTGGTCCACGTGACTGATCGGGTAGCTCGCGCCGTACGTCAGCCCGCCCCGGGAGCCCCGCGTCAGGCCAAGTCGCCGGAGGTGGCGCAGGCCAACCCTGGACACTCGGAAACTGGGCGGGAGAGCCCGGTTACTCGGCACTGCGACGACAAACGAGGCCGCCTCCCGACACACCTCAGCCCCGGGTACGGCGTCGTCGACCGCCTCCCCAGGGTTCAGCGCAACGCGCAGACTCTCCCCCTCGCTCAGCCCATCCAGCGCCTCCGCCAATACCTGCCGGAAGCTTCGCCAAGCACTGTCGATACTGGTCTCCAGATCCACCGTCATCGCCCTCTCCTCCTAGCCCACACTTGGACCTAGGTATGACCACTCCTGTGTCCTCAATCTGCCGACCCCTCAGGCACACCCGCTCAGATCGGGGTCCGCGAGCCCCTCGGACTGGACTGCTGCACGGAGCGGTACCAGACAACGACGTAGCTTCCCTTGCTCGATGGAGTGGTCAGGCCGCCGACGGGACGACAGCCCAGATGGCTAGAGCCACCACCCGGAAACCCATCTGGTTCTCGAATGCCCGAATTCGTTGCGATAGGCATTGGGAGTACACCGCGGTCTCAGACAAACCGTTCTTCCGGGACGCGCACCTGGTACACCATCGGTTCAGCGTGATCCACAACGGTTTCCGGGTCCAGCTCGTAGTACCCCGGCGCGTCTCCGAGGGCCGCCGTGACCACTACCAAGATCCAGTCGGGATCAGTTCGCGCCGTGTCGTATTCATGCCTTGTCAGGAGGAAGGCCACGCCCGTGCCGCTCGTCCCCTTGACCTCTATGTGTTGTTCCTTCGCACCCTTGCTGGCCACGAGGTCATAGCCGAGCTTCTCGTCGCTCACGTCGGTGACGAAGTAGTCCTCAAGTTCGTACCGTTCGGTCACAACGTCCATCGCAGCGATCTCGATCTCGCGGTTGTGAACCGGATCCCCGAAGAAGGCGCCGCGGACCTCGAGCTCGTCTTGGTCTCCGGCGGGGTCAAGAACCCCGAAGAGCTCATCGAGCTTCTGCGCATCCGGGCTCTTGATTTCCCGCCCCGAGCTGAAGACCTGATTCCAGTGGAAATCCGGCACGAGCAGTTCGAGTTGAGAAATAGTGATCATCTTCGAGAGGGGAAGGGCAACCCACCAGTCGATCTCGACGTAGTTGGTTTCACGGCCATCGCCGCTCCAATGCTCGCCAGTCTCCGGCGTGCTGAGGATTTCTCCCATCGCGACCAGCCCGCGCCCGTGAGCTCCCTGACGCAACATGTATGCCAAGTCGCCAGCTTCTATCCCGTTACGTCTGCGGGCAACGCTCCACGACGTCATGACACCCTCGCCGGCCAAGGTGGGTTCAACCATCTCGTCATCCCATGCCTCGGGGTTCCACTGTTCGTCGTTCGCGGGCCCGGGGTTCCAGGTCATCAGGATGCGACGCATTTCTCAACCTCCCAGTTGCTGTTCTCGTTCAAACTCATGTCGTCCTCCGTCTGAAGGTCCAGGCGGAGCGGCTGCGACGTGAGGTGCCAGCCTTTGCAGTGGCCGCACGGGTACGCTCGCTGCTCCCGCCGCCGTGTCGTGGCCCCCCGCAAGAGGGACCATTTCCGCGCATTCGCGGCTCGGTGCAGGGCTTCAATGGCCTGCCGGTGGTCTCTGAAGCGGACCTTGCGCGTTCTCTGGCATGTGACTAGTGCCGTTCGCCGCCGGGCTGCCGCCTTACGTCCCATTTGCCCTCTCCGCCCCTTACGCTGAACCGTCACTCTTTGCTTGTAATAAATATACGCCGTTCCGTGCGTGTGCACAACATCCTGCCCGTAAGTTTCCAGCCGCTATCATGGCCGCATGGACGTAAGTGAAGAGCACCACCTGCGTCGACGGTTCGGGCGAGAACTTCGCCGCCAGCGGGGCGAGCGTTCCCAGCAAGATCTCGCCCAGGCGATGAGTGTCAGTGCTAGTTACGTTGCGTTGGTGGAGACGGGCAGACGACGTGCCTCGGATGAGTTCCTGGAGTCTTTCGCCAGCGTGGTGGAAAGTGACGCCGAGGAACTGAAGAAGCAGCGTGACCTTGTCGACTCCCTAGGGAGGCTCCAAGGACTCTCCCCTTCGCTACAGGACGAGATCCTGTCGCTCGTCGGGCACAGGCTTCAACGGGCCCCGTCTGGGCAGAATCTTCGCGAATCGAGGAGCCGCCAAATGAGCCTGGGCCTTATGTCGAGTACGAATGCCATGGCCTTTGCCCGGGGCTGGGAGAAGCCGCGGCGTGGTCGAAAGCCGCGGCGGGAGAGCCTCCTCGAGGAACTGGTCGAGAAGGCCAGCTCCCTCAATGACAGGCAGTTGGAACGCGCCGTCGCCTACCTCGATGGACTAAGTGACTCGGCCCCCAAGCCTGGCGCCGGTCCGGCGGATCCTGCCCCCAAGAGGCCCCCAGCCCGGTGAGCGTATGTCCGTCGCGCAGCCTCAGAAGACCAATAGGCGGCATACGGGAACGCCGCCGTGGGCTCGCGAGTCGGCCACAAACCATCCGCATCGTTCGCACGTCCGCGACGTCCGCGACGTAGTGAACGCTCAGCCGCTACCCCAGGCGATTGACTGGGCAGAGAGATCACCGACGAGTGGTGACTGAACAGCAGTCG is a genomic window containing:
- a CDS encoding T3SS (YopN, CesT) and YbjN peptide-binding chaperone 1, coding for MTVDLETSIDSAWRSFRQVLAEALDGLSEGESLRVALNPGEAVDDAVPGAEVCREAASFVVAVPSNRALPPSFRVSRVGLRHLRRLGLTRGSRGGLTYGASYPISHVDQAASVAVSALRVAFRLVHPAFLTSEDFTWETGSRPPLVTTAAHETELAVKPVNRDDLDRLVDEALTPMIRHVPVRDSDGDIPFRAGSCVVFVRTNDESPVILVFAEMVVAIRDLDAAVRELDVLNRQISGVKFSLHDDRIVASVELPALPFVGEHLRVLVASMCEVISSNDGLAARRVSGRTFLGGEEPDADEGDESEPREEIHPVMLRLLQLDAERPGSVRPKDAAKLCAYDSDLLVELIRWNEEQEIAWREARDEAMAAHDYDEADACEGERAHAQRTVRILRKALRFVLL
- a CDS encoding DUF3883 domain-containing protein; this translates as MRRILMTWNPGPANDEQWNPEAWDDEMVEPTLAGEGVMTSWSVARRRNGIEAGDLAYMLRQGAHGRGLVAMGEILSTPETGEHWSGDGRETNYVEIDWWVALPLSKMITISQLELLVPDFHWNQVFSSGREIKSPDAQKLDELFGVLDPAGDQDELEVRGAFFGDPVHNREIEIAAMDVVTERYELEDYFVTDVSDEKLGYDLVASKGAKEQHIEVKGTSGTGVAFLLTRHEYDTARTDPDWILVVVTAALGDAPGYYELDPETVVDHAEPMVYQVRVPEERFV
- a CDS encoding helix-turn-helix domain-containing protein codes for the protein MDVSEEHHLRRRFGRELRRQRGERSQQDLAQAMSVSASYVALVETGRRRASDEFLESFASVVESDAEELKKQRDLVDSLGRLQGLSPSLQDEILSLVGHRLQRAPSGQNLRESRSRQMSLGLMSSTNAMAFARGWEKPRRGRKPRRESLLEELVEKASSLNDRQLERAVAYLDGLSDSAPKPGAGPADPAPKRPPAR